The following is a genomic window from bacterium.
CGATGTTGATCCTGGCCTCGTTGAACATGGGGGGCATCGTCATCACCTTCGCCGCCCTCTCCTTCTTGGGCCTCGGCGCGCCCCCCGGCTACGCCGACTGGGGGCAGCTGATCAACCTGTCCCACAACTGGATCGCGGGAACGGCCGGCGACCCCTTCACGTACTGGTACACCCTCATCGTCCCGGGGACCGCGATCTTCCTGTTCGTCCTGGGATGGAACCTCCTCGGGGACGCCTTCCGCGACATTTTCGATCCCCACCTTCAGGGGAGCCGGTAGCCGCCCATCCAGGGAACCCGTTCCTCCTGACCGAACACGGTCTCCATGGGCGAGGCCCGTCCGCGGGCTCGCCCGTCCATCTGCCAGAGGAGGGGGAGGAGATGCACACGGTACCATGGATCCGGCGCACGACCGCCGTGGCCGCCGCGGTGCTCCTGATCGGCGCACTGAGCGTGGTCACCGTTCGCGGCGCGGGGGAGCCGGTGAAAAATCCGGGGACGTTCGTCGAGCTGCAGTTTGGGGATGTGAGCAGCCTCGATCCCGATCTCGCCTACGACATCTACTCCGCCGAACCGATCTGGCCCAACGTCTACGAGACGCTGATCACGTACAGCGGGTCGTCGCTCGACAAGTTTCAACCGATGCTGGCGACCGAAGTGCCGAGCCTGGCCAACCACCTGATCAGCCCGGACGGGCTCACCTACACCTTTCCGATCCGGAAGGGCGTCCACTTTCACGACGGGTCGGTGATGACCCCCGATGACGTCGTCTACTCGATCCGGCGGTTTCTGCTCCAGGACAGGCCGGCGGACCGGCGTGGCTCCTGCTCAGCCCGCTCTTGGGGATCGACAGCACCCGCGACGACAAGGGGAAGATCCAGGTGGCCTTCGCCGACGTCGCGCGGGCGGTGAGCGCCAAGGGCGACGACGTCGTCATCCACCTGAAGAAGCCCTTCGCGCCGTTCCTGACGATCATCGCCGCCTGGGGAGGCGTGATGCCGCGCGCCTGGGCGGCGGCGCACGGGGATTGGGACGGCAGCGCGGGGACGTGGCAGAAGTACAACAACCCCAAGACCGAGGACCGCTACGCCTTCGACCACATGGACGGCACGGGGCCCTTCAAGCTCGATCACTGGGACCGCCAGGCCAAAGAAGTCCTCCTCGTCCGGAACGACAGCTACTGGCGACTCCCGCCGCGCTCGAGCGGGTCGTGATCCAGTCGGTGGCGGAGTTCACCGCCCGGCGCCTGCAGCTGCAGCAGGGCGACGCCGACCTGGTCGTCGCCTCGCTGAACCAGGAGAACCAGCTGCGCGGCCTGCCGGGCACGGTGATCGAAGACAACCTCCCCCAGATCGCCGTCCAGACGCTGCAGTTCAACGTCAAGATCAACACCGAGGCCAACCCGGACGCGGGCAGCGGCCGCCTGGACGGCGCGGGGATCCCGCCGGACTTCTTCGCCGACATCCACGTGCGGCGGGGATTCGCCTATGCCTTCGACTACGCCGCGAACCTGAACGGGGCCTACGCCGGCAAGGGCGTCCTGCCCCACGGCCCGATCGTGCAGGGGCTGCTGGGGTTCGACCCCACGATCCCGGTGTACACGACGAGCCGCGAGAAGGCCGTCGCCGAGTTCAAGGAGGCGATGGGGGGCAAGGTCTGGGACACCGGGTTCAAGCTCACGATCCCGTACACCGCCGGGAACACCGCGCGGCAGGTGGGGGCGCAGATCGTCAAGGACACGGCCGAGGCGATCAACCCCAAGTTCCAGATCGCGTCCCGGCCGGTGCCGTCCAGCGCCCTGACTGACCTCCTCTTCAGCCACAAGGGGACGATGTACTTCCTGGGCTGGTTCGCCGATTATCCGGACCCGCACGACTTCGCGCAGCCGTTTCTGTCGGCGAACGGGTACTTCCCGGTCCGGGGTGGGTACCGGAATCCCGAGGCGGACCGGCTGATCGACCAGGCCGTCGGCACCGCCGACCCGGAGAAGCGAAAGGCCCTCTACAAGCAGCTCTCCATGATCGCCTACAACGATGTTCCGTACCTGTTCCTCGTCCAGCCCGTCACCTACTACGCGATGCGCTCGTGGGTGCACGGCTGGTACTACAACCCGATCTACCCGGGGCAGTACTTCTACACGATCAGCAAGCGCTGACCCGCCGGGCGTTCTCCGATGAGTCCGCGGGGCGGCCCGATGCTTGAGCCGCCCCGCGGCGCTGTGCTACGATGACACCGGATGGACGATTGGGGGGCATCGCAGCGATGATCGATGATCGGACCGTGGCGCGTGTCGCCCGACTCAGCCGGCTGGAGCTCTCCGCGGAGGAACGCGATCGGTTTCGCGCGCAGCTCGGGCAGATCCTCGAGTACGTGCAGTCGCTCGACGCCCTCGATGTGAGAAACGTCCCGCCGACCGCGCACGTGCAGGCGGCGGTCAACGTCCTGCGCGATGACGTCGCCGCTCCCTCCCTCGATCAACGCGCGGCGCTCGCGAACGCCCCCGCCGAGGAGGACGGCTACTTCGTCGTTCCGCCGGTGATCACCGAGGAATGAGCACAGCGCCCGGTCTCGCCGACCGGTCGGCCTGGGAGCTGCGCGACCTGTACCGGCGGCGGGAAACCTCCCCGACGGAGGTGGTGCGCGCCCTCCTCGACCGCATCGCCGCGGAGGAGCCGCGCCTGCATGCCTATCTGTCCGTGGACCGCGAGACCTCGCTGGCCGATGCCGCGCGGTGGGACGCCGCCGCCGGCGCGGAGGACGCGCCGCCGCTGGCCGGGATCCCGGTGGCGATCAAGGACAACATCTGTACGCGCGGCTGGCCGACGACCTGCGCCTCGCGCACGCTGGAGCGGTTCCGGCCCCCCTACGACGCGACCGTTGTGGCGCGGCTGCGCCGGGCCGGCGCGATCCTGGTGGGGAAGGTCAACCTCGACGAGTTCGCGATGGGCAGCAGCACCGAGTACTCCGCCTTCGGGCCGACCCGCAATCCCTGGGATCCCACTCGGGTCCCGGGGGGCACGAGCGGGGGCCCGGCGGCGGCGGTGGCGGCGGGGGAGGCCACGCTGGCGCTCGGGTCGGACACCGGCGGGAGCATCCGCCAGCCCGCGGCGTTCTGCGGCGTGGTCGGGCTCAAACCGACCTACGGCCGGGTCTCGCGGTACGGGCTGGTCGCGTTCGCGTCGTCCCTCGATCAGATCGGTCCGCTTGCCCGCGATGTGCGCGACGCCGCGCTCCTGCTTCAGGTGATCGCGGGGCACGATCCGGCCGACGCCACCTCCGCCCGGGTCGAGGTGACACCCTACCTGGAGCGGCTGACCGGGGAGATCCGCGGGAAGCGCCTGGGCGTGGTGCGCGAGTTCTTCGCCGAGGGCCTCGATCCGGCGGTCGGCGCAACCGTCCGCGAGGCGATCGCGACCTGCCGCCGCCTCGGCGCGGTGTGCGAAGACGTCTCGCTGCGCCTCGCCGCCTCCGCGCTGCCGGCCTACTACATCATCGCGCCCGCCGAGGCGAGCAGCAACCTGGCGCGGTACGCCGGCGTTCACTACGGGCACCGGTCGGCGGAGGCCCGCGATCTCGAGACGCTCTATTCGCGGACCCGGCGGGAGGGGTTCGGCGCGGAAGTCAAACGGCGGATCATGCTTGGCACCTACGCGCTCTCCGCCGGGTACTACGAGGCGTTCTACCTCCGCGCCCAGCGCGTCCGGACGCTGATCCGCCAGGACTTCGAGGCGGCCTTCGCCCGGTTCGACGCGCTGATCGGCCCGGTCGCGCCCACCACGGCGTTCCGGCTGGGGGAGAAGGTCGACGATCCGCTGCAGATGTACCTGTCCGACATCTACACCGTGCCGCTGAATCTCGCCGGGATCCCGGGGATCTCGGTGCCCTGCGGGTTCGTCGGCGGGCTCCCGGTGGGGCTGCAGGTGATCGGCCGACCCTTCGACGAGGAGACGATCCTGAACGTGGCCTACGCCTTCGAGCGGGCCACGCCGTTTCACACCGCGCGGCCCCCACAGGCCGGCGGCCAGTCTCGGTCATGACTCCCCGGTCAACGCCGCCCGCCGGCGGGTGGCGGCGCGTCGGGTGGGCCCTCGCCCCGATGCCCGGGAGGCGGTAGCGGCATGGGCGCGAGGTACGAGACGGTCATCGGCCTGGAAGTGCACGTCCAGCTCAGCACGGCCAGCAAGATGTTCTGCGCCTGCGCCGTGGCGTTCGGCGGGCCGCCGAACACGCTGACCTGCCCCGTATGCCTCGGTCTCCCCGGATCGCTCCCCGTCCTGAACCGCCGCGCCGTCGAGTTCGGGATCCGGACGGCGCTGGCGCTGGGGTGCGCCATCCACCCGGAGAGCCAGTTCCACCGCAAAAACTACTACTATCCGGACCTGCCGAAAAACTATCAGATCTCGCAGTACGAATACAAGGACCATCCGCCGCTCGCGACCGGGGGGGTGCTCCGCGTCTCCGCGGGGGGAGACACCCGGACGGTCGGCATCCGGCGCGTGCACCTTGAGGAGGACACGGGCAAGCTCGTGCACGCCGAGGGGCGCAGCCTCGTGGACTACAACCGGTCGGGGACCCCGCTGATGGAGGTCGTCACCGAGCCCGATCTCCGCTCCCCCGACGAGGCGCGGTCCTTTCTCGGCCACCTGCGGGCGACGCTGCAGTTCGCCGAGGTGACGAGCGGACGCCTGGAGGAGGGCACATTTCGCTGCGACGCCAACCTCTCGCTCCGCCTTCCGGACGGCCCGCACGGAACCCGGACGGAGGTCAAGAACATGAACTCTCTCCGCTCCGTGGAACGGGCCCTGCGGTTCGAGGAGGCGCGGCAGCGGCAGGTACTGGAGCAGGGGGGATCGATCACTCAGGAAACGCGCCACTGGGACGAGGACCGGGAGATCACCTTCGCCTCTCGCGAAAAGGAAGAGGCGCAGGACTACCGGTACTTCCCGGAGCCGGACCTGGTCCCCCTCCGCGTCGACGCGGCGTGGGTGGATCGCGTCCGCGCCGAGCTTCCCGAACTCCCCGAGGCACGCCGCCGCCGCTACGTCGACGTCCTCGGCCTGCCGGAGCACGATGCCACGGTGCTCACCGCGACCCGGGCGATGGCCGAGTTCTTTGAGCGCACCGCCGAGGCGTTTCCGCACCCGAAGGTGGTGAGCAACTGGCTGATCGGCGACGTGGCCGCCTACCTCAACGTCGTGGGGCGCGAGATCGACGAGGTCCCGATCCGCCCCGAGTCGCTCGCCGGGTTGCTGGCGCTGATGGACGCCGGCACGGTGAGCGGACGGTCGGCGAAAGAGGTGCTGGAAGAGATGCTGCGCACCGGCCGCCCCGCGGACGCCATCGTCGCCGAACGGGGGCTGGTGCAGATCAGCGATGAAGCGATGCTGGCCCGGGTCGTGCAGGACGTGATCGCCGAGCACCCGGGACCGGTGGCCGATGTCCGCGCGGGCAAGGTGCAGGCGCTGACCTTTCTGGTGGGACAGGTCATGAAGAAGACCCGCGGCCGGGCCAACCCCTCGCTGGCCAACCGGCTGATCCGGGAGCAGTTGCGTGCCGGGTAGCCCGGGCGTACCTCGGAGCCCTCGACCGCCGCGGCGTCCACCTCGGCGTCGCCGGCGGTCGCGCGCCGGCCCCCGCCTGGCCAGGGGTGAGAAGCTCGTGGTTCGGTTCACGCGGATGGGCCCCGACGGCGAGGCGATTGCGAACGTCTCGGGGCGCGACCTCGCCGTTCCCTATGCCGCGCCCGGTGAAGAGGCCCGCGTCCGGGTTCAGAGCGTCCGGCGCGGCCAGGCGCGGGGGCAACTCATCGCCCTGCGGGTGGTCTCCCCCCGCGTGGTGCCTCCGCGATGCCCCCACTTCGGCCGCTGCGGCGGCTGCCAGTGGCAGCACCTCGAGTACCGCGCGCAGCTGGAGCAGAAGGCCGCGCTCGTGCGCGCCGCGCTCGGGCGCACCGGCGTGCCGCCCCACCTCGTCTCCCCGGCGATCGGATGGGAGCCCCCCTGGGCGTTTCGTACCCACCTCGAGGCCGCCGTCGGCACGCGCGAGACCAAGCCGGTGCTCGGGTTCTCGAGCTGGGGCGGGGGCCGGATCATCGAAATCCAGCAGTGCCCGGTGCAGCACCCGGGGAACGTCTCCGCCCTCCATGCCCTGCGGGAGGCCTGGGAGCCGCTCCACCCGCTGGCGGGCGTCCTCCGCGGTCTGCTCAGCCGGACGGGCGCCGCCACGGGGGAGGTCCTGGCCGGGGTCTCCGCGGTCCGGCGGCTGTCGCCGGCCGAGCGCCTCCTGATCGTGCGGGCGCTGCTCGACCGGATCCCGCACTTGGTGGGGCTGATGGAAGTGAGGGCCCCGCGCGGCCACCTCCTGGCAGGCCGGCGGGCCGACCTCCTCTGGGGGCGGCCGTACGTGGCGGACGAGGTGGCCGGTGTGCGGTTCCACATCCCCCTGCTGGCGGAGTTTCCGGTGAACGCCCTGAGTCTGCCCGGGGTGATCGAGCTGGTCCTGGCTGAACTCGACGCTTCGTCCGCCGACACCGTGGTGGAGCCGGACGCCGGGATCGGCGCCTACACGTGTCACCTGGCGCTGGCCGCGGGGCGCGTCGTCGCGGTGACCGAAGCGGCGCAGCTGGATGCCGCGTGGGCGAACGCCCGCCTGAACCGCCTGACGAACTGCTATTTTTATACGCGCGATCCGGCGCGGGCGCTCGGAAAGCTGGCCGGCGCGCACCTGGCCTTTCTTCATCCCACGGGCGGTGGGATCGCCCCGGGGCTTCTCCGCGCGCTGAGGGCGGCGGGGGTGCGACGCGTCGTCTACCTGGGACGGGCCCTCCGCGCGCTGGAGCGCGACGTTGCGGCGCTGGCGCGCGATGGCTACCGGGTTCTCGCCGTGCGGCCGATCGATCTCAGCCCGCACACGAGCCGCGTCCACGCGCTGGTCACGGCGTCTGCGGCATGATCCGCGCCCGCTCTCGAACGCAGGACTTGCCCTCCAGGGATCGAACCCCCTAGGGGTCGTAAGGCGCCGGAGGCACCGTCTGCATGCCCGCTGAGTTCGTCCACTGCCACCTCCACAGCGAATACTCCCTGCTCGATGGTGAAAGTCGGATCGCTGCCCTGATGCAGCGGGCCCAGGAGTTGGGGATCCCCGCGCTGGCGCTGACGGATCACGGCGCGATGTACGGGGCGATCGAGTTCTACCAAGAGGCCAGGGCGCACGACATCACCCCGATCATCGGGGTCGAAGCGTACGTCGCTCCCCGGCGGATGATCGACCGCGACCCCAAGCTCGACGCGTCGGCCTTCCACCTCGTGCTGCTGGCGGCGAACCTCGAAGGGTACCGGAACCTGCTCAAGCTCACGACCGCCGCCCACCTCGACGGCTTTTACTACAAGCCGCGCATCGACCGGGAGCTGCTGAGCCGCTACGCTGGCGGGCTGATCGGCCTGTCGGGATGCCTCCAGGGGGAGGTGCCGCGGGCCCTGCTGCGCGGCGACGGCGCGGCGGCGGCCGAGATCGCGGCGACCTACCGCGATATCTTCGGTCCCGGAAACTTTTACCTGGAGGTCCAGGACCACGGGCTCCCCGACCAGCGGACGCTGATCCACGGCATCACGCCGCTCGCCCGCGACCTCGGCCTGCCCCTGGTGGCGACCAATGACGTCCACTACGTCACGCGGGACGAGGCGGACGCCCAGGACGTCCTGATGTGCATTCAGATGGGGCTGGCGCTCGATCAGAAGGACAAGCCCCGGATGGGGGAGACCCCCGAGTTTTACCTGAAGAGCCCCGCGGAGATGGCGGCGCGGTTTGCCGAGCTGCCCGAGGCGCTCGCGAACACGCTGGCGATCGCGGAGCGCTGCCGGCTGGAGATCGAGACCGGCCAACTGAAGCTGCCGCTCTTCCCCGTGCCGGAGGGCGAGACGGCGGACTCCTATCTGCGCCGGCTCTGCGAGGCCGGGATCCGGCGGATCTACGGTCAGCTCACCCCGACGCTCGGGGAGCGGCTGGACTACGAGCTGGGCATCATCGCCAAGATGGGCTACGCCGCCTACTTCCTCATCGTGCAGGACTTCGTCAACTTTGCCCGCCGCGGCGGCATCTTCACCACGGTGCGGGGGTCCGCCGCCGGGAGCCTGGTCCTGTATGCCTGCGGCGTCACCGATGTCGACCCGATCGCCTACCGGCTGCCCTTCGACCGCTTCCTCAACCTGGAGCGGTACACGATGCCGGACATCGACGTCGATTTCATGGACAGCCGCCGCGACGAGGTGATCAAGTATGTGATGGACAAGTACGGCGCCGACCGCGTGGCGCAGATCATCACCTTCGGGACGATGGGCGCCCGCGCCGCCATCCGGGACGTCGGCCGGGTGATGGGGCTGCCCTACGGAGACGTCGACCGCATCGCCAAGCTGATCCCGGGCCCCTTCGTGACGCTGAAGGAGGCGCTGGAGGCGGAGCCGGAGCTGCGGGCGGCCGCGCAGGACAACGCCCAGGTCCGCCGGTTGCTGGACCTGGCCCAAAAGCTCGAAGGCGTCGCCCGCCACGCCAGCACCCACGCCGCCGGGGTGATCATCTCCCGCGATCCCCTCATCGACCAGGTCCCGCTGCAGCGCGCGACCAAAGGGGACCTCGTGATGACGCAGTTCGACATGAACAGCGTCGCCGCGATCGGCCTGCTGAAAATGGATTTCCTCGGGCTGACGAACCTGACGATCCTCGATAGCGCCATCCGGATCATCCGCGAGACCCGGGGGGTGGAGATCGACCTTCAGCAGGTCGCGCTCGACGACCAGCCCACCTATGCGCTGCTGTCCTCGGGCGAGACGACCGGCATCTTCCAGCTGGAGGGTCGCGGCATTCGGCGGTACCTCAAGGACCTGCGGCCGGACCGGATCGAGGACGTGATGGCGATGGTCGCGCTCTTCCGCCCCGGCCCGATGGCGAACATCCCGTCGTACATCCGGCGGAAGCACGGCCAGGAACCGGTGACCTACCTCCACCCGCTGCTCGAGCCGGTGCTCAAGGATACCTACGGGGTGATGGTCTATCAGGAAGATATCATGACCGTCGCCCAGGCGGTGGCGGGCTACACGCTGGCCGAAGCCGATGTGCTCTGCTATGCCATCCGCAAGAAGATCAAGGATCGCCTGCTCGCCCAGCGGGAGAAGTTCGTCCGCGGCGCCCGGCAGAAAGGGGTGCCCGCGAGGATCGTCGACCAGATCTTCGAGCAGTTCGAGCCGTTCGCCCGCTACGGGTTCAACCGCGCGCACGCCGCCTGCTACGGGCTGATCGCCTACTACACGGCTTATCTCAAGGCGCACTACTCGGCCGAGTACATGACCGCGGTGATGACCAGCGACGCCGGCAACACGGAAAAGGTGGCGGAGGCCGTCGCGGAGTGCCACCGCATGGGCATCCGCATCCTCCCCCCCGACGTGAACACCAGCGCGGCGTCGTTTACGGTCGAGGGCGACGCGATCCGGTTCGGGCTGGCCGCGGTCCGCAACGTCGGCCTCGGCGCCGTGGAGTCGATGATCGCCGCGCGGACCTCTGAGCGGTTCGCCAGCCTGACCGATTTCTGCTCGCGGGTCGACACGCGGCAGGTCAACCAGCGGGTCGTCGCCAGCCTGGTCAAGGCGGGTGCGCTGGATTCGCTGGGGACCTCGCGGGCCCAGATGCTGCAGACGCTCGACGACACGATGGACCAGGCCCAGCGTGCCCAACGGGTCCGGCTGCAGGGTCAGACCGGGCTGTTCGACCTCGGGGTGGGGGAGGCTCCCGCCCCGCCGGGGCCGGAGGCCGGGGAGGAGTTCAGCCGGGACGAGCTGCTGACGATGGAAAAGGAGATGCTCGGCCTCTACATCTCCGATCATCCGCTCACCCGCTGGCAGCCGGTGCTGGACCAGCGGGTCACCGTCCAGCTGGGGCAGCTGCTCGACCTCCCCGATCACAAAGAGGTCGTCGTGGGCGGGCTGGTCAGCGTGATGAAGCGGACGATCACCCGGTCGGGGTCGGCGATGGCCTTCCTCACGCTGGAGGATCTCACCGGCAGCGTCGAGGTGATCGTCTTCCCCCGGGTCTACGAGCAGCAGGGGTTCGCGCTCAAGCGGGACGCCGTGCTCCTGATGCGGGGCAAGGTCGATATCGAGGAGCAGACCGCCAAGATCCTGTGCGAGGAAATCCTCGAGCTGCCCGCCTCCCCCGACGCGGTCGCGCAGGCGCCGCGGACGGGGGGAGGGGTGCTCGCGGGCGGCGCGGTGGGGAGCGACAACGGACGCGGCTCCGGCAACGGGAACGGCGCGCGGGGCGGCGATCCGAGGCCCGCGGATCCCATTCGGCCGCCGCTCCGCATCCGGGTGAGCACGCGCGAGGAAATCGAGCAGCTGGAGCGGTACCTGCTCGAGCATCCCGGCGACCGGCAGGTCTGCGTGCACGTGGTCACCGATCAGGGAGACGAGCACATCGTTCCGGCCCGCAGCCGCCTCCAGGACGTCGAGGGCCTGCACCAGGAGCTTGAGCAGTTGTTCGGGGAGGGAAACGTCTGGGAAGAGTAGCGGGATCCTCGTCCGACGTGGTGATCGCCGGTGCCTCGTTCGCCGGTTTGGCGGTCGCGCGCGAGATCGGGGGCCGGGCCCTTCTGGTGGATCCCCAGCCGGTGGGCGAGGGGCAGACTTCGGCGTGCGGGGCGCCGGTGAGCGTGATCGAGGCGTTGGGGGCGCGCGACTCGATCCAGCAGCGGCACGATGTCCTCGTCCTGCACACCGTGGATCGAGAGGTGCGCTGGCCGCTCCCCGAGCCGTTCTGCACGTTTGACTACCGGGAGTGCTGCCGTGCCGCGTTGGGGGGGACGGGCGCGCGGGTCCTTCGCGCCCGCATCCAGGGGCGGCGGGGGCAGACCGCGCTCACCTCCGCCGGCGAGCTGGCGGGGCGCATCCTGGTGGACTGCACCGGATGGCGGGCCGCCCTGGCGGAAGGGAGGGACGTCGACGGGGAGGGGCGCGGCGGCCATAGGCCGCGCTGCCTCGGCTTCGGCCTGGAAGCGGAGGTGGACGCCGAATTCCCGCCCGGCCTGCATTTTTATTTCTGGCCCGAGATCGTCCGGGACGGGTACGCCTGGGCGTTTCCGGCGGGGCGCACGACCCGGATCGGGGTGCTCAGTTACCGTGGACGGACCCGACTCGGCCACGCCCTCAACGAGTTCCTGAAGCGACTGGACATGCCGCGCGGTCCGCTGCACGGGGGGTTCCTTCGCGCCGACCTGCACCCGCCGGTCGTGGATGGGGTGTTTGTGGTCGGCGATGCGGGGGGGCAGTGTCTCCCGCTCACCGGTGAGGGGATTCGGACGGCGGCGTGGGCGGGGGCGGCCTGCGGCCGAGTGGTCCGGGGTGTCCTCGACGGCGGCCTGACGCGCGACGAGGCCGAGGCCGACTACCGGAGGCTCGTGGCGCGTCAGCGGCGGCGGTACCGAACGCTGCTCTGGGCGACGCTGGCGGTGCTCGCCCTTCCCGCGGGGGCGCTGGGCCCGCTGGCCGCGTGGGTTGCCCACCCGAGCCGGCTGGACTGGGCGATGCGGCACTACCTCCGGATCTTCTCGGAGCGCTCGGCTCCCGAGCTCTCCGCGGAATCGGCGTGAGGGGAGAACCCCCCGGGGCACCGCCGGACATGGCCGGGGAGAGACCCGGGCGGGCGGAGGAGAGGATCGTGGAGCACGTTGGGCCGTGGAGCGTCGGCATCCTGATCTTCGATGGGGTCGAAGTCCTCGACTTCGCGGGGCCGTTTGAGGTGTTCTCGCGCACCCGCCTGGTGCCGGGGCTGGCGTCGCGCCGCTCGGAGGAGAGCGCGCCGTTTCGGGTTTTCACCGTGGCGAAGTCCGCCGCCGCGATCACGACGACGGGAGGGCTGCGGGTCCTCCCGCACCACGCGTGGGCCGATGCGCCCAAGATCGATCTGCTCGTGCTGCCCGGAGGGGTCGGGACCCGATCGCTGCTCGACGATCCCGAGACCCTGGACTGGATCCGGCGCACCGCGGCCGGCGCGCGCCGGGTGACCTCGGTGTGCACGGGGTCGCTGCTGCTGGCGAAGGCCGGGCTGCTGCGCGGCCGTCGGGCCACGACGCATTGGGGGGCGCTGGATCTGTTGGCGTCGCTCGACGCCGGCACCACGGTGGAGCGGACCCTCCGGGTCGTCGACGACGGGATCATTAGTTCGGCCGGCGTGGCGTCCGGGATCGACATGGCGTTCTACGTCGTCGAGCGCCTCTGCGGCCGCGAGGTCGCGGACGAGACCGCGAGATACATTGAATACCGCCGCGAGGGATCGCCCGCCCTCGGCGCCCCCGACCGGTAGCGGGAGCGCCCGTGGCCAGATTTGTCTGCGTGACGTGCGGGACGCAGTATCCCGAGGCGGAGCGCGCGCCGGCCGCCTGCCCGATCTGC
Proteins encoded in this region:
- a CDS encoding DJ-1/PfpI family protein — translated: MEHVGPWSVGILIFDGVEVLDFAGPFEVFSRTRLVPGLASRRSEESAPFRVFTVAKSAAAITTTGGLRVLPHHAWADAPKIDLLVLPGGVGTRSLLDDPETLDWIRRTAAGARRVTSVCTGSLLLAKAGLLRGRRATTHWGALDLLASLDAGTTVERTLRVVDDGIISSAGVASGIDMAFYVVERLCGREVADETARYIEYRREGSPALGAPDR
- a CDS encoding DNA polymerase III subunit alpha, giving the protein MPAEFVHCHLHSEYSLLDGESRIAALMQRAQELGIPALALTDHGAMYGAIEFYQEARAHDITPIIGVEAYVAPRRMIDRDPKLDASAFHLVLLAANLEGYRNLLKLTTAAHLDGFYYKPRIDRELLSRYAGGLIGLSGCLQGEVPRALLRGDGAAAAEIAATYRDIFGPGNFYLEVQDHGLPDQRTLIHGITPLARDLGLPLVATNDVHYVTRDEADAQDVLMCIQMGLALDQKDKPRMGETPEFYLKSPAEMAARFAELPEALANTLAIAERCRLEIETGQLKLPLFPVPEGETADSYLRRLCEAGIRRIYGQLTPTLGERLDYELGIIAKMGYAAYFLIVQDFVNFARRGGIFTTVRGSAAGSLVLYACGVTDVDPIAYRLPFDRFLNLERYTMPDIDVDFMDSRRDEVIKYVMDKYGADRVAQIITFGTMGARAAIRDVGRVMGLPYGDVDRIAKLIPGPFVTLKEALEAEPELRAAAQDNAQVRRLLDLAQKLEGVARHASTHAAGVIISRDPLIDQVPLQRATKGDLVMTQFDMNSVAAIGLLKMDFLGLTNLTILDSAIRIIRETRGVEIDLQQVALDDQPTYALLSSGETTGIFQLEGRGIRRYLKDLRPDRIEDVMAMVALFRPGPMANIPSYIRRKHGQEPVTYLHPLLEPVLKDTYGVMVYQEDIMTVAQAVAGYTLAEADVLCYAIRKKIKDRLLAQREKFVRGARQKGVPARIVDQIFEQFEPFARYGFNRAHAACYGLIAYYTAYLKAHYSAEYMTAVMTSDAGNTEKVAEAVAECHRMGIRILPPDVNTSAASFTVEGDAIRFGLAAVRNVGLGAVESMIAARTSERFASLTDFCSRVDTRQVNQRVVASLVKAGALDSLGTSRAQMLQTLDDTMDQAQRAQRVRLQGQTGLFDLGVGEAPAPPGPEAGEEFSRDELLTMEKEMLGLYISDHPLTRWQPVLDQRVTVQLGQLLDLPDHKEVVVGGLVSVMKRTITRSGSAMAFLTLEDLTGSVEVIVFPRVYEQQGFALKRDAVLLMRGKVDIEEQTAKILCEEILELPASPDAVAQAPRTGGGVLAGGAVGSDNGRGSGNGNGARGGDPRPADPIRPPLRIRVSTREEIEQLERYLLEHPGDRQVCVHVVTDQGDEHIVPARSRLQDVEGLHQELEQLFGEGNVWEE